The genomic DNA CAACAATTTCTCATCTTATTATTGATTCCTTTTCTAAGCTTTTCTCAACAGAAATATCCAAAAGATTATTTTCAAAATCCTTTAGAAATTCCTCTAATTCTTTCAGGAACATTTGGAGAATTAAGAAGCAATCATTTTCATTCTGGTTTAGATATTAAAACACAAGGTCGTGAAGGTTTAAAAGTGGTGGCAGCAGCAGCAGGATATGTCTCTAGAATTAAAGTACAACAATACGGTTACGGAAAAGCAATTTATGTAACACATCCAAACGGGTTCACTACTGTTTATGGTCATTTGAGCAAGTTTAATGACGAAATTGAAGCATATGTAAAAACGATTCAGTACAAGAAAGAAAACTATCAAACTGGAAATTTATTTCCTAAAAAAAATAAATTTATCATAAAGAAAGGAGAAGTTATTGCTTTTTCTGGTGATACAGGTGGCTCTGGTGGGCCACATTTACATTTCGAAATAAGAAACACAAAAACAGAGCACGTTATCAATCCTATGTTTTTTGGTATTACTGTTCCAGATTCTAAAACACCAACCATAAAATCTTTACAAGTCTATCCTTTAAGTTTAGATGCAAGAATAAACCAACAATACAACAGCTTTAAAGTTTCAGTAAAAAATATTGGTAAAGGAAAATATTCTACTGAAAGAATTTCCGCAAGCGGAACTATTGGTTTTGGAATACATGTTTTTGACCAATTAGATAAAGCTTGGAACAAAAACGGAATTTACAGTCTCGAAATGTTGGTGAACGGAAAAAGACACTATTATCATGATGTAGAAACATTTTCTTTCGCAGAAAGTAAATATCTCAACCTTTTAATTGATTATGAATACTACAAAAAGTACAAAAATAGAATTCAAAAAACTTTTAAAGTTGCTAAAAATAGGCTTTCTATTTATAATGATTTAATAGATAACGGTAAAATAATTATCACAGAAGGATTAAATTATACTGTAGAAATCATTGCTAAAGATTTTGCAGGAAATACGAGTTCTGTTAAAATCCCTATTACTGGTAAAGAAAGTAATACTATCTTTAAAAAACAAAAAGATTCTACTGAGTATAAAATTATTGCAACCAATTTTCAGAAGTTTTCAGAAAAAAATATTACTGTCGCTTTTCCTAAAAACACATTTTATGAAAATATTTTTTTAGATATTAAGGTTGATAAAGGCATTGCTAAAATACATACACCTACAATTCCTTTAGATAAAAGCTACACACTAACATTTAATGTTTCTAAATATTCTGAAGCTGAAAAAGAACAGCTATATATTGCAAATATTGAGTATCCTAAATACCCAAGGTACGTTTATACCAGAAAAAAAGATAGCACATTTTATACAACAACAAAAACCTTAGGTAAATATACCTTAAAAACTGACAATCAAAAACCTAAAGCAACAATTCTCTATATAAAAAATAACCAATGGATTACCAAATCTAAAACTTTAAAGGTAAAAATATCAGATATTGGTTCTGGCATAAAAAACTGGCGAGCAACATTAGATGGTACGTGGGTTTTAATGCAATACAATCATAAAAAAAGCATACTTACTTATAATTTTAATGATAAAAGATTGGTTGGTAGCAAACATATCTTTAAAATTGTAGTCTCAGACAATGTTGGCAATACTACAGAACGTTCTATTACGTTCTTTAAAAAACAAGCTAAATAAGACATCCGTGAAAAAAATATTTCTACTTATTTTATTATTACCCTTTTCTGCTTATGCTCAGAAAACAACTATTCTAAAAGGAACTGTTAAAAACAAAAACAATACTCCTGTAGAGAATGTTTCTATAGAACTTGGCAAAACAGGAACTGTAACTGATAAAAACGGAAATTACTCTCTTAGAATTCCTTTTCAAAAGGAAATAACTATAAAATTCAGTCATATTTCTTACAAAATATTTTATCATAAAATAACAGCAAAAAGTAGAAATGCCATACGCTTCTCTCCTATTCTATCTTTAAAAACAGAAAAACTTGCTGAGGTTATTGTAAAAGACCGAAGAAAAGAGGCACAAGGAATTGTAAGTATAGATGTTGCAAAAGCGAAAACCATTATTGGCGCAAATGCTGGTGTAGAGAATATTTTAATGACGTTACCTGGGGTTAATAATAATAATGAGTTGAGTACACAATACAATGTTCGAGGTGGAAATTTTGATGAAAACTTAGTGTATGTAAACGGAATTGAAGTTTACAGACCTTTTTTAGTACGTTCTGGTCAGCAAGAAGGTTTGAGTTTTATAAACCCCAATATGGTGCAGAATATTAACTTTTCTGCTGGTGGTTTTCAAGCAAAATATGGCGATAAATTATCGTCTGTTTTAGATATTTCCTATAGAAAACCTAAAGAAACAGCAACTACTATAGAGGCAAGTTTATTGGGTGGAAGTGTCACTTTCGAAAGTCCTTTTATAGAGAACAAACTAAGCATTATCACCAGTTTAAGATATCGAGACAATAGTTTGTTTGTAAATAGCAAACAAATAGAAACCAATTTTAGACCAAAATTTACTGATTTACAATCTTTTGTAACGTATCAATTCTCAGAGAATTTTTCTTTAAATTATTTAAGTAACTTCTCTTTAAACAGTTACAACTATCAACCCATATCTCGAAGAACTCGTTTTGGTACTATTGCCAACCCTTTAGAATTAACCGTTTTTTATGATGGAAAAGAAGAAAATAATTATTTAACCCTTTTTAATGCTTTTTCTGGTGATTATAAAGTAAATGAAAATTTATCCTTTAGAGGAACAATTTCTAGTTATAATACGCAAGAAGAAGAATATTATGATATTTCAGCAGCTTATAATTTAGGAGAAGTAGATGCAAACATTGGTTCTGAAAACTTTGGTGAAGTAGACTTTTCACAAGGAATTGGTTCACAATTAAACCATGCCAGAAATGATTTAGACGCATTAATAAATAATGTACAAATTAAAGGAACCTATAAAAAAGATAGACAACAATGGGATTTTGGAATAAAATACCAAAACGAAGACATTAGAGAGCGCATTAGAGAATGGGAAATAATCGATTCTTTAGGCTTCTCTGTTCGTCCGCCAAATAGCATCGGAAAGGATCAACCTTATAAGGCTTTTGAAGGTCCAATTATACCTTTTCAAAATATTAGAGAAAACAATACAGTAACTATAAATCGTTTTTCTGGATTCGTTCAACTTAATGAACGCTTATTTATGGGAAACAACGAGGTTTGGTATAATTTCGGAATTAGAGCACAAAACTGGAGCATTAGATCTGGACGAAATTCATCTAAAAATCAAACAATTATTAGCCCTAGGGCACAATTTTCTATAAAACCAAATTGGAAAAAAGACATGTTATTTCGTTTTTCTGGAGGTTGGTATTCACAACCACCTTCTTATAGAGAGTTAAAAGACTACAATGGGAAGATAAATATTGATGTTAAAGCTCAAAAGTCTATTCATCTTGTTACTGGTATGGATTATAGTTTTGATATGTGGGAAAGACCTTTTAAACTAACTACCGAGATGTATTACAAAGATTTAAGTAATGTAAATGCCTATTCTGTAGATAATGTGAGAATTAGATATAGAGCAGATAATGTTACCACTGGGTATGCGCATGGTTTTGATCTTCGTTTAAATGGTGAGTTTGTTCCTGGAAGTGAAAGCTGGGTAAGTATAGGCTATCTAAAAACAGAAGAAAATATTGACAATAGAGGTAATATTTCGAGACCTTCAGATCAACGTGTAAAATTTGCGATTCTATTTCAAGATTACGTACCAAATTTGCCTAATTTAAAAGCATATTTAAACTTAGTGTATAATACAGGAGTTCCTGGTGGCGCACCTTCATATGCAGATGTCTATAAATTTCAAGAACGTTTAAGAGACTATAAACGTGCCGACCTTGGTGTTTCCTATGTTTTTACAGATGCCAATAAGCAATACAAAACTGGGTGGTTGTCTAAATTTAAAGAATTAACAGCTGGTCTAGAACTTTTTAATATGTTTGATATTCAGAATTCTATTACCAACACTTGGGTTAGAGATGTGTATTCTAAAAATCAATTTGGAATCCCTAATTACATGACCGGTAGAGTTTTAAACTTTAAAATAAGTATGAAGTTTTAAAATACTACTTGCCGGTTAAACTCATTGTCATTTTTTTTCCTGAATAACTCATAAGTTCTTCACCTATGTTAATTGTTCTCATTTTGTAATTTTTTCCTTTGTAAGATCTAATTTCATCTCCTTCCCATGTTCCATTATTATTCTTTGCATAGTATAGAACTTTACTGTCAAGAACGGGTCTAATATAAGAGTTTTCTCCTGGTTTTAAATTAAACCAACCCTCTGTAATCCACTCATTCTTTTGGTTTCTGTATCTCACTACAATAGTTACCGTACTAGATGTTTTATTATTAAAATATAATTTTGTTACATGAACTGTCTTCTCTAACCTTCCACTTTTATATGTTTTTTTTAACACAATATCTCCATCACTTTCATACTCATACCAAGTTCCTGTCTTTTTATCTTGAGAATAAGCACCCTTTTTATAAAGATAATGTTTACCGTTGTATGTTTTTTTATAATATTTTACATCACCTATTCTTTTATCTTGAAAATACTTTTCTAGACTTTTTAATTTACCATTATCAAAATATTCTTTCCAGGTTCCACTTTTTTTACCATAAGAATAAGTCTCAATAGCTTCCATTTTTCCGTTTTTAAAATATTCTTTCCATTCACCTGTACTAAGACCATTACTATAATAACTTTGTTCTTTCAAGCCTCCATCTTTATAATAACGTTTAAAAACCCCATCTAACTTATCATTTATATAATTTCCGACACTTACTAAATTCCCGTTTTCTGTGTAATGTCTTATTTCTCCATTAAATCCTTCAGCATTAGATTCTACTTTAGATTTTATAGTACCATCATCATAGTACTCATACTCTTCAGTTTGTCCGCTTATTTCATCATCCTTGTAAATCCCCCTAAATAACAACTTTCCTTTTTCTATATACTTAAAGGCTTTACCATTTTTCTTATCATTTATATAATTAACTTTTGCTTGTAAGCTACCATCTTCGAAGAATTCTAGCGCTTCTCCATTAAACTCTCCCAACTTATAATTTATAATAGATTTTGTACTTCCATCTTTATAATATTCAAAAACCAAACCATCTAAATCATCATCTACAAAATTACCTATGTTTTTTAATTGATCATTGTCATAATAATATTTCCATTCACCTACTTGATTTCCTGTTCTATTCTTACCTTCTGCTTTAATTTTTCCATTTTCGAAATATGCAATATAATTCCCTTCTTGTTTACCATCAACTAACTTTGAAATAGCATATAATTCCCCAGATTTATAGACTGCTTTATATTCATCCTTATTTATTTGATTCCCAAGATCATCATAAGATTTAACTAAATAATAATCAACTAAATAACTTGTAGCTTCTAACCATTTTCCTGTTTTTTTACCATTTGAATAATTTCCTTTAAAAAAAAGTACTCCAGAAGCTATATAAGCTTCCCAGTAACCTTCTTCTTTGTTGTCTTTGTAAGCACCTTTTGCTAAAACCTCTCCTGTTCTGTGATATAAAACCCAATCTCCTTGTTTTTTTTCAGCAACCATATTTCCTTCTCCAAATAATTTTCCATCTTTATAAAAGATTTTTTTTACTTGGGATGATGTCGATATTGAAATTATGAAAAATACGAATAATACTATTTTTTTAGAAATTGGAAACATAGTTTTAGTAATATGCATTTATGAATATTCAAAGTTTTATTTAGCTAACTTTTTATCCTAATTCTTTATTAATTTTTATTTTAAGCGTCCTTTATTATTAAATTTTTTGATGAAACAAACTCTATTTCATAAGGTACTAATTTTTAATTTACCTGCTTTTGTATTTAATAATTTTTCACCTACTAAATTATAAACCACTATGGTTTTTAACTGTAAGCTAAAACATTTAAACTCAAAAAAGAATTCCTAAAAAAAAAATTGTTCTCATCTGAATCTAATTTTCAAAAATAACTTTACTTACAAAGCAATAAAATACCTAGTAGGTAAAGTGAAAGATTAAATCAACTCAAAAGCCTTGGCATAAGTATACCAATCAAAAATTGATTCTAAATTTAATTTTTGTTTTACTCGTTTTCTATGAGTTGAAACTGTAGAAGTTTCAATGAAAAGTATTTTAGCAATTTCATTTGATGTTTTACCCTTAATAACTAAAATAAAAACTTCCTTTTCTTTATCTGTCAAAGAGTTAAATCTATTTTTGTTTGTAATAACAAACTGTCTGTTTTTTTCTAACTCTTTAGAAAAAGAAATTAGTTTTGGTAAATCGTCAGGAGTAATATCGAAGAAAAAAAGGAAGTCTTTTATAAAACTGATGGGTAGTTTTATAACATTCTGTAATTTATTGTCATGCGGAACAATCTTAAGTTGTGTTTTATCTAATAATTTAATAACCCCCATTATATTTAGTGTTTTTAAAGCTTTTCAAATTTAATTTGGTTAACTTAAAAAAAACCATACTTTAGTAGGGTCTTTTACAACCAATATTTGAAGTGAATCTTAAACTTTTAATCTTTTTATTTTTTTATTCAGCGCTTATTTTCTCTCAAGAAGATTCAGAGTCAGTTTACAAGGAAATAAAAATATTTTATACGGATGGTGAAGATCAATATTCAATTACAGGTATTATAAAAAAGTATCAAGAAGGTGAATTCTTTAAAGAAGAAAATCAGAAAATTTATAAAAAACTAGGTACTAAAACGTTGTGGCACCACTTCGCTTTAAAACCATCAAAAACGAGTATTGAAAGTAAATATTTCACTATTTCAAATACATATTTACCCTATGGAAAAATATATTTAAAAAAAGGAAATCAAATCGATTCTCTTTATAGTGTTTCTAACAATAAGGATTTTCCTCATGAAAATATTTTTTATAGGAATCCTGTTTGGAAAATTCCTATGGATTCAATATTACCTACAGACGTTTTTTTAAAAGTTAAAAATAGTAGTGGTAGAACTAGAGTAGCGTTCTATTTAGAAACAGAAAACGAATTTCTAAAACGTGTAGAAACAGAATATTTCTATTTTGGTTTGTTTATTTCTTTTCTTATTTCTATGACGTTGGTTTTGGTCTTTTTTGCGGTTCTTAAAAAAGAATATGCTGTTTTATTTTATGCTCTTTACATTGTTACTGTTTTATTTGAATTTCTTGCAGGTAAAGGTTTAGGTGTGCAGTATTTTTGGTCAGATAGTACTTTTATTACGAACAATATTAGAAGTTTTAGTCAGACAGTTGGTGTATTCTGCATTGGTTCTTTTTATATGCAGTTTTATAAATTAAAAGCTTCTCAAACAATCTTAAAAGGAATCTTTAAATGGGGAACATTTTTAACAATCCCTATTATTTTATTATACGTTTATAAATACTTTTTTGGTGGATTAGTTTCTTTATATCTAGTTGTTTGGACAGTTTTAAAAATAATTATTTTTATTTGGGTTTTAAATCATTTGTATTTAACCATAAAAAAACAACTTCCTATTTATTTAGTAATTGCGTTTATCTTACCAATTCTTGCAGTAATTAACGGTCAGATCATGAATCCTAATGTAGAAAATAGTTTAGCAATTAAGTTAAGCGGCCCGAATATATATTACATAATGCTGTCTTTAGAAATCTTATTATTTACAAGGTATATATTTGGTTCTGTAATAGATACACAGCGAAAGTATTTTAAACTAAAAAAAATAAGTGACGAGTTAAAATATAATTTCCAAAATAAAACACTTGAAGTTCAACAACAAGAACGCAACAAGTTAGTAAATAATGTACACGATACTTTTGGTGGTTACTTAGAGGCTTTAAAATTACGATTATTACAAAAAGCAGACAACACACCAGAAAAAATACAAGAAATTTTAGATGCTTTTTATAAAGATTATCGCTATCTATTGAACAGTTTACATGCGCCAAAAATTAATTCAGAAAATTTTATTACCAGTTTAATTGAATTTTGTGAGAAA from Polaribacter sp. ALD11 includes the following:
- a CDS encoding DUF1036 domain-containing protein, whose protein sequence is MHITKTMFPISKKIVLFVFFIISISTSSQVKKIFYKDGKLFGEGNMVAEKKQGDWVLYHRTGEVLAKGAYKDNKEEGYWEAYIASGVLFFKGNYSNGKKTGKWLEATSYLVDYYLVKSYDDLGNQINKDEYKAVYKSGELYAISKLVDGKQEGNYIAYFENGKIKAEGKNRTGNQVGEWKYYYDNDQLKNIGNFVDDDLDGLVFEYYKDGSTKSIINYKLGEFNGEALEFFEDGSLQAKVNYINDKKNGKAFKYIEKGKLLFRGIYKDDEISGQTEEYEYYDDGTIKSKVESNAEGFNGEIRHYTENGNLVSVGNYINDKLDGVFKRYYKDGGLKEQSYYSNGLSTGEWKEYFKNGKMEAIETYSYGKKSGTWKEYFDNGKLKSLEKYFQDKRIGDVKYYKKTYNGKHYLYKKGAYSQDKKTGTWYEYESDGDIVLKKTYKSGRLEKTVHVTKLYFNNKTSSTVTIVVRYRNQKNEWITEGWFNLKPGENSYIRPVLDSKVLYYAKNNNGTWEGDEIRSYKGKNYKMRTINIGEELMSYSGKKMTMSLTGK
- a CDS encoding ATP-binding protein, with the translated sequence MNLKLLIFLFFYSALIFSQEDSESVYKEIKIFYTDGEDQYSITGIIKKYQEGEFFKEENQKIYKKLGTKTLWHHFALKPSKTSIESKYFTISNTYLPYGKIYLKKGNQIDSLYSVSNNKDFPHENIFYRNPVWKIPMDSILPTDVFLKVKNSSGRTRVAFYLETENEFLKRVETEYFYFGLFISFLISMTLVLVFFAVLKKEYAVLFYALYIVTVLFEFLAGKGLGVQYFWSDSTFITNNIRSFSQTVGVFCIGSFYMQFYKLKASQTILKGIFKWGTFLTIPIILLYVYKYFFGGLVSLYLVVWTVLKIIIFIWVLNHLYLTIKKQLPIYLVIAFILPILAVINGQIMNPNVENSLAIKLSGPNIYYIMLSLEILLFTRYIFGSVIDTQRKYFKLKKISDELKYNFQNKTLEVQQQERNKLVNNVHDTFGGYLEALKLRLLQKADNTPEKIQEILDAFYKDYRYLLNSLHAPKINSENFITSLIEFCEKLDALTSQKINYKFTIDNLDLQQEKCVHLYRIISELTTNAIKYSEATEIDISMNQNIKGFVLLMVSDNGIGFNQNKIQKTGFGLNSVQDRVEQINGTLEITSNKNGTLFKIETPIND
- a CDS encoding helix-turn-helix transcriptional regulator — encoded protein: MGVIKLLDKTQLKIVPHDNKLQNVIKLPISFIKDFLFFFDITPDDLPKLISFSKELEKNRQFVITNKNRFNSLTDKEKEVFILVIKGKTSNEIAKILFIETSTVSTHRKRVKQKLNLESIFDWYTYAKAFELI
- a CDS encoding TonB-dependent receptor, coding for MKKIFLLILLLPFSAYAQKTTILKGTVKNKNNTPVENVSIELGKTGTVTDKNGNYSLRIPFQKEITIKFSHISYKIFYHKITAKSRNAIRFSPILSLKTEKLAEVIVKDRRKEAQGIVSIDVAKAKTIIGANAGVENILMTLPGVNNNNELSTQYNVRGGNFDENLVYVNGIEVYRPFLVRSGQQEGLSFINPNMVQNINFSAGGFQAKYGDKLSSVLDISYRKPKETATTIEASLLGGSVTFESPFIENKLSIITSLRYRDNSLFVNSKQIETNFRPKFTDLQSFVTYQFSENFSLNYLSNFSLNSYNYQPISRRTRFGTIANPLELTVFYDGKEENNYLTLFNAFSGDYKVNENLSFRGTISSYNTQEEEYYDISAAYNLGEVDANIGSENFGEVDFSQGIGSQLNHARNDLDALINNVQIKGTYKKDRQQWDFGIKYQNEDIRERIREWEIIDSLGFSVRPPNSIGKDQPYKAFEGPIIPFQNIRENNTVTINRFSGFVQLNERLFMGNNEVWYNFGIRAQNWSIRSGRNSSKNQTIISPRAQFSIKPNWKKDMLFRFSGGWYSQPPSYRELKDYNGKINIDVKAQKSIHLVTGMDYSFDMWERPFKLTTEMYYKDLSNVNAYSVDNVRIRYRADNVTTGYAHGFDLRLNGEFVPGSESWVSIGYLKTEENIDNRGNISRPSDQRVKFAILFQDYVPNLPNLKAYLNLVYNTGVPGGAPSYADVYKFQERLRDYKRADLGVSYVFTDANKQYKTGWLSKFKELTAGLELFNMFDIQNSITNTWVRDVYSKNQFGIPNYMTGRVLNFKISMKF
- a CDS encoding M23 family metallopeptidase; the protein is MKQQFLILLLIPFLSFSQQKYPKDYFQNPLEIPLILSGTFGELRSNHFHSGLDIKTQGREGLKVVAAAAGYVSRIKVQQYGYGKAIYVTHPNGFTTVYGHLSKFNDEIEAYVKTIQYKKENYQTGNLFPKKNKFIIKKGEVIAFSGDTGGSGGPHLHFEIRNTKTEHVINPMFFGITVPDSKTPTIKSLQVYPLSLDARINQQYNSFKVSVKNIGKGKYSTERISASGTIGFGIHVFDQLDKAWNKNGIYSLEMLVNGKRHYYHDVETFSFAESKYLNLLIDYEYYKKYKNRIQKTFKVAKNRLSIYNDLIDNGKIIITEGLNYTVEIIAKDFAGNTSSVKIPITGKESNTIFKKQKDSTEYKIIATNFQKFSEKNITVAFPKNTFYENIFLDIKVDKGIAKIHTPTIPLDKSYTLTFNVSKYSEAEKEQLYIANIEYPKYPRYVYTRKKDSTFYTTTKTLGKYTLKTDNQKPKATILYIKNNQWITKSKTLKVKISDIGSGIKNWRATLDGTWVLMQYNHKKSILTYNFNDKRLVGSKHIFKIVVSDNVGNTTERSITFFKKQAK